A genome region from Oenanthe melanoleuca isolate GR-GAL-2019-014 chromosome 14, OMel1.0, whole genome shotgun sequence includes the following:
- the PALB2 gene encoding partner and localizer of BRCA2 isoform X2, with amino-acid sequence MEAPPAAAALSGADKEKLREKLALLRREYSETVIRLRRARRAERARSHGRRERSPPGGSRGEREAPGSGDNISPSADRGGTSQLQTKTCSEADTEKITSVTVKHVSEFSSDEVSLQDTSQAESFQASQENIRPVPVEKKPQTSRGMMKLRRRMKVVKSKEREPVHDVHLISAGEILKNQTASAEELQSPVFRHSSLSHTEEPAQRAPGALLVQGEGSHFTPDAPSGLVQDVFEGSATARDPEPSPHALKDSRDIWQPESSGAVATPDRCEPCYQQGHSVLLDPGSYGGKESLSVVKQPEGQSFYEDQGQLHGLLDLMSENEILLDSRNNTITEGSKNHEGHQSDTSTLNPCPADNALDNAEPQQAEVQSRLSPPEKAAAAEGTLSSCTVVEGLLFPVEYYVRTTRRMSSCQRKVDLDAVILSQLGRSKKGQRSKCKQKDANPNQPLQERTEGDLEPGVVPFPFLGAENDQANSGSSQKSLPASGSSSSSSSSTSLKSVSQKSIPSARQEQRQSQRKQKGRRKSACKASMHPASQELIVSQDHTVANGSNALLSNENQSEKENCDANLERLSSDERRLCGAAALGSAGTGVTGATQPEGPGPALDGSQVPDKCHKALVEQVINPLHSSDSLSPGSDTSASHVGDGEANAPVCQGDKHPVQHVRRQRGARGAGQLSGVSVPVRRSLRCSARHGAQAGSPDGSSRRHSCPMGSQGPAALGLPPLDPDTGGSLFSFRSLQWLVPQLGIRDFHLPNEEFGVLKLEKLKSSPVNDLEDFVSGDGVAPEDTPDAQMRPKDKGLRSNLILPSKTGLPDLPCMGNPASKKDFSTHELLFTPMGTVLAETPTHPESQISSSIFPAVGATPGVLPSVRSEVTVSDTPVPASATPPSPREAAALVLGDVALRDSAVLLHSDSCAAGAAPNQEEQGTTFPSPAERGPEKKSDETVSLEKYQQSENKEQESCRASPEQKKDVAEQLTPVLPDGPGDENLQFVSELKDSSCSCAVDVSTVWWAAAGRRELRVVTASESAVSLWQPLAPDCWGKVYTWHLREIPVIQIVPLPDTCNLVCVALGELEIGEIRLLLYSSETDSFEHSLVKTGNIKAVVGLKDQRLVSSIRTMQEQQVEMVSLSETGGSKDRQTLMPPEETVTAFAEVEGMREALVGTTAGNSVVVWNLKTGQLLRKMHVGYSYPASICHRAYSDSGLLFVVLSHPHAKESESCGSPAFRVVAFNPRTGRSAGVMFCCLPPGPAGRYLEGDVWDTAGAAVLTSGAVAVWDLLRGRCTAVLPAGPAGRWALARWASGGAGLLAGHCNGTVHLYRYQHPQPGAA; translated from the exons ATGGAGGCCccgccggcggcggcggccctGAGCGGCGCCGACAAGGAGAAG CTGCGGGAGAAGCTGGCGCTGCTGAGGCGGGAGTACAGCGAGACCGTCATCCGGCTGCGG CGGGCGCGGCGAGCTGAGCGAGCCAGGAGCCACGGCCGGCGGGAGAGGAGCCCCCCAGGTGGGAGCCGCGGGGAACGGGAGGCCCCAG gttCCGGAGATAACATATCTCCCAGTGCTGACAGAGGTGGGACCTCTCAGTTACAGACTAAAACCTGCTCTGAGGCTGACACAGAGAAGATAACGTCTGTCACAGTTAAGCATGTTTCAGAATTCTCCAGTGATGAGGTCAGCCTACAGGACACCTCCCAGGCAGAAAGCTTTCAGGCCAGCCAGGAAAACATCAGGCCTGTCCCTGTGgagaaaaagccccaaacctcCCGAGGCATGATGAAGCTGCGGAGACGAATGAAGGTTGTGAAATCAAAAGAAAGGGAACCAGTGCATGATGTGCATCTGATCAGTGCTggtgaaatactgaaaaatcaAACTGCCAGTGCAGAGGAGCTTCAGTCACCAGTGTtcaggcacagcagcctctCGCACACCGAGGAACCTGCTCAGAGGGCACCTGGGGCACTACTtgtgcagggagaaggaagTCATTTCACTCCTGATGCACCATCAGGGCTTGTACAGGATGTGTTTGAGGGCAGTGCCACTGCACGAGATCCTGAGCCATCCCCACATGCACTgaaggacagcagggacatctGGCAGCCTGAGTcctcaggggctgtggccaCACCTGATAGATGTGAGCCGTGTTATCAGCAAGGACACTCTGTTTTACTTGACCCCGGAAGTTATGGTGGAAAGGAATCCCTCAGTGTAGTAAAGCAGCCAGAAGGTCAGAGTTTCTATGAAGATCAGGGACAATTACATGGACTCCTGGATTTAAtgtcagaaaatgaaatactgcTTGACAGCAGAAATAACACCATAACTGAGGGGAGCAAAAACCATGAAGGACATCAAAGTGACACTAGTACCTtaaatccctgccctgcagataATGCTCTGGACAATGCTGAACCTCAACAGGCTGAGGTTCAGTCAAGGCTCTCTCCTCctgagaaggcagcagctgctgagggcacGCTGAGCTCCTGCACAGTGGTTGAGGGGCTGCTCTTCCCCGTTGAGTACTACGTCCGCACAACTCGCCGCATGTCCAGTTGCCAGAGGAAGGTGGACCTGGATGCTGTAATCCTcagccagctgggcaggagcaagAAAGGTCAGCGGAGtaaatgcaaacagaaagatGCAAACCCCAATCAGCCCTTGCAAGAGAGAACTGAGGGTGATTTGGAGCCTGGAGTTGTGCCCTTCCCTTTTCTTGGGGCAGAAAATGATCAAGCAAACTCAGGTAGTTCTCAGAAGTCTCTTCCTGCAtccggcagcagcagcagcagcagcagcagcacttctcTTAAATCTGTTTCTCAGAAAAGCATCCCTAGcgcaaggcaggagcagagacagTCCCAGAGGAaacagaagggaagaagaaagtcTGCCTGCAAAGCCTCCATGCATCCAGCATCGCAAGAGCTTATAGTGAGTCAGGATCACACAGTGGCCAATGGAAGCAATGCTCTGCTGTCAAATGAGAACCAgagtgaaaaggaaaactgtGATGCTAACCTTGAAAGGTTATCCTCAGATGAGAGGAGATtgtgtggtgctgcagcactggggtctgcagggacaggagtgaCTGGAGCTACACAGCCAGAGggtcctggccctgctctggatGGGAGCCAAGTGCCAGACAAATGCCATAAGGCTCTGGTAGAGCAGGTTATAAACCCCCTCCACAGCAGCGATTCTCTGAGCCCAGGGAGTGACACTTCTGCCAGCCATGTGGGAGATGGGGAAGCCAACGCTCCTGTGTGTCAGGGAGACAAACATCCAGTTCAGCATGTGAGGAGGCAGCGAGGAGCCcgtggggctgggcagctctcTGGGGTCAGTGTCCCTGTGCGCCGCTCCCTGCGCTGCTCTGCGAGACATGGGGCCCAGGCAGGATCACCAG atggcagcagcagaagacaCAGCTGTCCCATGGGTTCACAGGGTCCTGCTGCCCTTGGGCTCCCTCCTTTGGATCCCGACACTGGTGGCTCCCTCTTCTCCTTTCGCAGCCTCCAGTGGCTGGTCCCTCAGCTGGGCATCAGGGACTTCCACTTACCAAATGAGGAGTTTGGAGTACTGAAACTGGAGAAATTGAAATCTTCCCCTGTGAATGACTTGGAGGATTTTGTGtctggggatggtgtggctcCAGAGGACACACCAGATGCACAGATGAGGCCAAAAGATAAAGGTCTCAGAAGTAATTTGATTTTGCCTTCCAAAACTGGATTGCCTGATCTCCCTTGCATGGGAAATCCGGCATCCAAGAAGGACTTTTCCACCCATGAATTGCTATTCACTCCCATGGGGACTGTCTTAGCTGAGACTCCCACTCACCCTGAGTCTCAGATTTCCTCATccattttccctgctgtgggtgCAACCCCAGGTGTTTTACCTTCAGTGCGCAGTGAGGTCACAGTGAGTGATACACCTGTACCTGCTTCAGCGACTCCACCTTCCCCCAGAGAAGCAGCTGCCCTGGTCCTGggggatgtggcactcagagaCTCTGCTGTGCTACTGCACTCCgacagctgtgctgcaggggctgccccaaACCAGGAGGAGCAAGGTACAACATTTCCTTCACCAGCTGAAAGAGGTCCTGAGAAGAAATCTGATGAGACTGTGTCCTTGGAGAAGTATCAGCAGTCAGAGAACAAAGAGCAGGAGTCCTGCAGAGCTTCACCTGAGCAG AAAAAAGATGTAGCAGAACAGTTGACTCCAGTGCTGCCGGATGGCCCCGGAGATGAGAACTTGCAGTTTGTGTCAGAGCTAAag GATTCCTCGTGCTCATGTGCTGTGGATGTGAGCACGGTGTGGTGGGCAGCAGCTGGCCGCAGGGAGCTGCGAGTGGTCACTGCCTCCGAGAGCGCCGTGTCCCtctggcagcccctggcacctGACTGCTGGGGCAAGGTCTACACCTGGCACCTGAGAGAG ATTCCTGTAATCCAGATTGTTCCTCTGCCAGACACCTGTAACCTTGTATGTGTagcactgggagagctggagattGGAGAAATAAg GCTCTTGCTTTATTCTTCTGAGACTGACTCATTTGAGCACTCCTTAGTGAAAACTGGGAATATAAAAGCAGTTGTTGGACTGAAGGACCAGAGGCTGGTGAGCAGCATCAGGACCATGCAGGAGCAGCAAGTGGAGATGGTTTCACTCTCAGAGACAGGGGG GAGCAAGGACAGGCAGACTCTGATGCCCCCTGAAGAAACTGTTACAGCCTTTGCTGAAGTAGAAGGGATGAGAGAGGCCTTGGTGGGCACCACTGCAGGGAACAGTGTTGTGGTTTG GAATCTAAAAACAGGTCAGCTCCTGAGGAAGATGCACGTTGGTTATTCGTACCCAGCTTCCATCTGCCATCGAGCATATTCTGACTCT GGccttttgtttgttgttttaagCCATCCTCATGCCAAAGAGAGTGAGTCCTGTGGCAGCCCAGCATTCCGTGTGGTGGCCTTCAACCCCCGCACAGGCCGGAGCGCGGGGGTGATGTTCTGCTGCCTCCCCCCCGGCCCTGCAGGCAG gtACCTGGAGGGTGACGTGTGGGACACCGCGGGAGCTGCCGTGCTGACGTCGGGTGCTGTGGCCGTGTGGGACCTGCTGCGGGGCCGCTGCACGGCCGTGCTGCCCGCGGGCCCCGCGGGGCGCTGGGCACTGGCCCGCTGGGccagcggcggggccgggctgctGGCCGGGCACTGCAACGGGACCGTGCACCTGTACCGGtaccagcacccccagcccggAGCCGCCTGA
- the PALB2 gene encoding partner and localizer of BRCA2 isoform X1, translating into MEAPPAAAALSGADKEKLREKLALLRREYSETVIRLRRARRAERARSHGRRERSPPGGSRGEREAPGLQCSGSHCSGDNISPSADRGGTSQLQTKTCSEADTEKITSVTVKHVSEFSSDEVSLQDTSQAESFQASQENIRPVPVEKKPQTSRGMMKLRRRMKVVKSKEREPVHDVHLISAGEILKNQTASAEELQSPVFRHSSLSHTEEPAQRAPGALLVQGEGSHFTPDAPSGLVQDVFEGSATARDPEPSPHALKDSRDIWQPESSGAVATPDRCEPCYQQGHSVLLDPGSYGGKESLSVVKQPEGQSFYEDQGQLHGLLDLMSENEILLDSRNNTITEGSKNHEGHQSDTSTLNPCPADNALDNAEPQQAEVQSRLSPPEKAAAAEGTLSSCTVVEGLLFPVEYYVRTTRRMSSCQRKVDLDAVILSQLGRSKKGQRSKCKQKDANPNQPLQERTEGDLEPGVVPFPFLGAENDQANSGSSQKSLPASGSSSSSSSSTSLKSVSQKSIPSARQEQRQSQRKQKGRRKSACKASMHPASQELIVSQDHTVANGSNALLSNENQSEKENCDANLERLSSDERRLCGAAALGSAGTGVTGATQPEGPGPALDGSQVPDKCHKALVEQVINPLHSSDSLSPGSDTSASHVGDGEANAPVCQGDKHPVQHVRRQRGARGAGQLSGVSVPVRRSLRCSARHGAQAGSPDGSSRRHSCPMGSQGPAALGLPPLDPDTGGSLFSFRSLQWLVPQLGIRDFHLPNEEFGVLKLEKLKSSPVNDLEDFVSGDGVAPEDTPDAQMRPKDKGLRSNLILPSKTGLPDLPCMGNPASKKDFSTHELLFTPMGTVLAETPTHPESQISSSIFPAVGATPGVLPSVRSEVTVSDTPVPASATPPSPREAAALVLGDVALRDSAVLLHSDSCAAGAAPNQEEQGTTFPSPAERGPEKKSDETVSLEKYQQSENKEQESCRASPEQKKDVAEQLTPVLPDGPGDENLQFVSELKDSSCSCAVDVSTVWWAAAGRRELRVVTASESAVSLWQPLAPDCWGKVYTWHLREIPVIQIVPLPDTCNLVCVALGELEIGEIRLLLYSSETDSFEHSLVKTGNIKAVVGLKDQRLVSSIRTMQEQQVEMVSLSETGGSKDRQTLMPPEETVTAFAEVEGMREALVGTTAGNSVVVWNLKTGQLLRKMHVGYSYPASICHRAYSDSGLLFVVLSHPHAKESESCGSPAFRVVAFNPRTGRSAGVMFCCLPPGPAGRYLEGDVWDTAGAAVLTSGAVAVWDLLRGRCTAVLPAGPAGRWALARWASGGAGLLAGHCNGTVHLYRYQHPQPGAA; encoded by the exons ATGGAGGCCccgccggcggcggcggccctGAGCGGCGCCGACAAGGAGAAG CTGCGGGAGAAGCTGGCGCTGCTGAGGCGGGAGTACAGCGAGACCGTCATCCGGCTGCGG CGGGCGCGGCGAGCTGAGCGAGCCAGGAGCCACGGCCGGCGGGAGAGGAGCCCCCCAGGTGGGAGCCGCGGGGAACGGGAGGCCCCAG GTCTGCAGTGCTCCGGCTCTCACT gttCCGGAGATAACATATCTCCCAGTGCTGACAGAGGTGGGACCTCTCAGTTACAGACTAAAACCTGCTCTGAGGCTGACACAGAGAAGATAACGTCTGTCACAGTTAAGCATGTTTCAGAATTCTCCAGTGATGAGGTCAGCCTACAGGACACCTCCCAGGCAGAAAGCTTTCAGGCCAGCCAGGAAAACATCAGGCCTGTCCCTGTGgagaaaaagccccaaacctcCCGAGGCATGATGAAGCTGCGGAGACGAATGAAGGTTGTGAAATCAAAAGAAAGGGAACCAGTGCATGATGTGCATCTGATCAGTGCTggtgaaatactgaaaaatcaAACTGCCAGTGCAGAGGAGCTTCAGTCACCAGTGTtcaggcacagcagcctctCGCACACCGAGGAACCTGCTCAGAGGGCACCTGGGGCACTACTtgtgcagggagaaggaagTCATTTCACTCCTGATGCACCATCAGGGCTTGTACAGGATGTGTTTGAGGGCAGTGCCACTGCACGAGATCCTGAGCCATCCCCACATGCACTgaaggacagcagggacatctGGCAGCCTGAGTcctcaggggctgtggccaCACCTGATAGATGTGAGCCGTGTTATCAGCAAGGACACTCTGTTTTACTTGACCCCGGAAGTTATGGTGGAAAGGAATCCCTCAGTGTAGTAAAGCAGCCAGAAGGTCAGAGTTTCTATGAAGATCAGGGACAATTACATGGACTCCTGGATTTAAtgtcagaaaatgaaatactgcTTGACAGCAGAAATAACACCATAACTGAGGGGAGCAAAAACCATGAAGGACATCAAAGTGACACTAGTACCTtaaatccctgccctgcagataATGCTCTGGACAATGCTGAACCTCAACAGGCTGAGGTTCAGTCAAGGCTCTCTCCTCctgagaaggcagcagctgctgagggcacGCTGAGCTCCTGCACAGTGGTTGAGGGGCTGCTCTTCCCCGTTGAGTACTACGTCCGCACAACTCGCCGCATGTCCAGTTGCCAGAGGAAGGTGGACCTGGATGCTGTAATCCTcagccagctgggcaggagcaagAAAGGTCAGCGGAGtaaatgcaaacagaaagatGCAAACCCCAATCAGCCCTTGCAAGAGAGAACTGAGGGTGATTTGGAGCCTGGAGTTGTGCCCTTCCCTTTTCTTGGGGCAGAAAATGATCAAGCAAACTCAGGTAGTTCTCAGAAGTCTCTTCCTGCAtccggcagcagcagcagcagcagcagcagcacttctcTTAAATCTGTTTCTCAGAAAAGCATCCCTAGcgcaaggcaggagcagagacagTCCCAGAGGAaacagaagggaagaagaaagtcTGCCTGCAAAGCCTCCATGCATCCAGCATCGCAAGAGCTTATAGTGAGTCAGGATCACACAGTGGCCAATGGAAGCAATGCTCTGCTGTCAAATGAGAACCAgagtgaaaaggaaaactgtGATGCTAACCTTGAAAGGTTATCCTCAGATGAGAGGAGATtgtgtggtgctgcagcactggggtctgcagggacaggagtgaCTGGAGCTACACAGCCAGAGggtcctggccctgctctggatGGGAGCCAAGTGCCAGACAAATGCCATAAGGCTCTGGTAGAGCAGGTTATAAACCCCCTCCACAGCAGCGATTCTCTGAGCCCAGGGAGTGACACTTCTGCCAGCCATGTGGGAGATGGGGAAGCCAACGCTCCTGTGTGTCAGGGAGACAAACATCCAGTTCAGCATGTGAGGAGGCAGCGAGGAGCCcgtggggctgggcagctctcTGGGGTCAGTGTCCCTGTGCGCCGCTCCCTGCGCTGCTCTGCGAGACATGGGGCCCAGGCAGGATCACCAG atggcagcagcagaagacaCAGCTGTCCCATGGGTTCACAGGGTCCTGCTGCCCTTGGGCTCCCTCCTTTGGATCCCGACACTGGTGGCTCCCTCTTCTCCTTTCGCAGCCTCCAGTGGCTGGTCCCTCAGCTGGGCATCAGGGACTTCCACTTACCAAATGAGGAGTTTGGAGTACTGAAACTGGAGAAATTGAAATCTTCCCCTGTGAATGACTTGGAGGATTTTGTGtctggggatggtgtggctcCAGAGGACACACCAGATGCACAGATGAGGCCAAAAGATAAAGGTCTCAGAAGTAATTTGATTTTGCCTTCCAAAACTGGATTGCCTGATCTCCCTTGCATGGGAAATCCGGCATCCAAGAAGGACTTTTCCACCCATGAATTGCTATTCACTCCCATGGGGACTGTCTTAGCTGAGACTCCCACTCACCCTGAGTCTCAGATTTCCTCATccattttccctgctgtgggtgCAACCCCAGGTGTTTTACCTTCAGTGCGCAGTGAGGTCACAGTGAGTGATACACCTGTACCTGCTTCAGCGACTCCACCTTCCCCCAGAGAAGCAGCTGCCCTGGTCCTGggggatgtggcactcagagaCTCTGCTGTGCTACTGCACTCCgacagctgtgctgcaggggctgccccaaACCAGGAGGAGCAAGGTACAACATTTCCTTCACCAGCTGAAAGAGGTCCTGAGAAGAAATCTGATGAGACTGTGTCCTTGGAGAAGTATCAGCAGTCAGAGAACAAAGAGCAGGAGTCCTGCAGAGCTTCACCTGAGCAG AAAAAAGATGTAGCAGAACAGTTGACTCCAGTGCTGCCGGATGGCCCCGGAGATGAGAACTTGCAGTTTGTGTCAGAGCTAAag GATTCCTCGTGCTCATGTGCTGTGGATGTGAGCACGGTGTGGTGGGCAGCAGCTGGCCGCAGGGAGCTGCGAGTGGTCACTGCCTCCGAGAGCGCCGTGTCCCtctggcagcccctggcacctGACTGCTGGGGCAAGGTCTACACCTGGCACCTGAGAGAG ATTCCTGTAATCCAGATTGTTCCTCTGCCAGACACCTGTAACCTTGTATGTGTagcactgggagagctggagattGGAGAAATAAg GCTCTTGCTTTATTCTTCTGAGACTGACTCATTTGAGCACTCCTTAGTGAAAACTGGGAATATAAAAGCAGTTGTTGGACTGAAGGACCAGAGGCTGGTGAGCAGCATCAGGACCATGCAGGAGCAGCAAGTGGAGATGGTTTCACTCTCAGAGACAGGGGG GAGCAAGGACAGGCAGACTCTGATGCCCCCTGAAGAAACTGTTACAGCCTTTGCTGAAGTAGAAGGGATGAGAGAGGCCTTGGTGGGCACCACTGCAGGGAACAGTGTTGTGGTTTG GAATCTAAAAACAGGTCAGCTCCTGAGGAAGATGCACGTTGGTTATTCGTACCCAGCTTCCATCTGCCATCGAGCATATTCTGACTCT GGccttttgtttgttgttttaagCCATCCTCATGCCAAAGAGAGTGAGTCCTGTGGCAGCCCAGCATTCCGTGTGGTGGCCTTCAACCCCCGCACAGGCCGGAGCGCGGGGGTGATGTTCTGCTGCCTCCCCCCCGGCCCTGCAGGCAG gtACCTGGAGGGTGACGTGTGGGACACCGCGGGAGCTGCCGTGCTGACGTCGGGTGCTGTGGCCGTGTGGGACCTGCTGCGGGGCCGCTGCACGGCCGTGCTGCCCGCGGGCCCCGCGGGGCGCTGGGCACTGGCCCGCTGGGccagcggcggggccgggctgctGGCCGGGCACTGCAACGGGACCGTGCACCTGTACCGGtaccagcacccccagcccggAGCCGCCTGA